Proteins found in one Massilia sp. H6 genomic segment:
- the alaS gene encoding alanine--tRNA ligase — protein MKSSEIREKFLKFFESKGHAIVRSSPLVPGNDPTMLLTNSGMVQFKDVFLGLDTRPYSRATSVQRCVRAGGKHNDLENVGYTARHHTFFEMLGNFSFGDYFKRDAINYCWELLTQVYQLPAEKLTVTVYFEDDEAYDIWANEIGVPKERIIRIGDNKGARYASDNFWQMADTGPCGPCTEVFYDHGADIWGGPPGSSEEDGDRFIEIWNLVFMQFNRDESGSLTPLPKPSIDTGMGMERLAAVLQHVHSNYEIDLFQALIRAAARETGAEDLGNNSLKVIADHIRAASFMIVDGIIPSSEGHGYVLRRIIRRALRHGHKLGQTKPFFHKLVADLDLEMGSAYPELHEAAQRVAQTLKTEEERFGETLENGMKILEAQLAKDAKNLDGGTAFTLYDTYGFPLDLTADICRERGITLDEAGFTAAMELQKKTARAAGKFKMAAKVDYAGEKTKFVGYDALAHNTHVLALYADGVKVDELKAGQEGIVVLDTTPFYAESGGQVGDQGVIGSDANVFEVEDTLKIQADVFGHHGVLREGSLKVGDTVDAQVDTAKRARTIRNHSATHLMHKALREVLGGHVQQKGSLVDADKTRFDFSHGAALTLEEIARVETIVNREILENHATASHNMSFDDAVKHGAMALFGEKYGDTVRVLDIGSSKELCGGVHVTRTGDIGLFKIVSEGGVAAGIRRVEAVTGEGALALVQAMNRKLQEAAGALKTSPDELPARIAQVQDQVKLLEKEVAALKSKLASNQGDELVAKAVDVNGIKVLAATMEGADATALRETMDKLKDKLQTAAIVLASVVDGKVALIAGVTKDATGKVKAGELVNFVAQQVGGKGGGRPDMAQAGGTDPSNLAAALAGVAGWVGERA, from the coding sequence ATGAAATCTTCTGAAATCCGCGAAAAGTTCCTCAAGTTCTTCGAGTCCAAGGGCCACGCCATTGTCCGCTCCAGCCCGCTAGTACCGGGCAACGACCCGACCATGCTGCTGACCAATAGCGGAATGGTGCAGTTCAAGGATGTGTTCCTGGGCCTGGATACCCGCCCGTATTCGCGCGCCACCTCGGTGCAGCGCTGCGTGCGCGCCGGCGGCAAGCATAATGACCTGGAAAACGTCGGCTACACCGCGCGTCACCACACCTTCTTCGAGATGCTGGGTAACTTCAGCTTCGGCGACTATTTCAAGCGCGACGCGATCAACTACTGCTGGGAGCTGCTGACCCAGGTCTACCAGCTGCCTGCCGAAAAACTCACCGTCACCGTCTATTTCGAAGACGACGAAGCCTACGACATCTGGGCCAACGAGATCGGCGTGCCGAAAGAGCGCATCATCCGCATCGGCGACAACAAGGGCGCGCGCTACGCGTCCGACAATTTCTGGCAGATGGCCGACACCGGACCATGCGGCCCGTGCACCGAAGTGTTCTACGACCACGGCGCCGACATCTGGGGCGGCCCTCCGGGGTCCAGCGAAGAAGACGGCGACCGCTTCATCGAGATCTGGAACCTGGTCTTCATGCAGTTCAACCGCGACGAATCGGGCAGCCTGACCCCGTTGCCGAAGCCGTCGATCGACACCGGCATGGGCATGGAGCGCCTGGCCGCGGTGCTGCAGCACGTGCACAGCAACTACGAGATCGACCTGTTCCAGGCCCTGATCCGCGCCGCGGCGCGCGAAACCGGCGCCGAAGATCTGGGCAACAACTCGCTCAAGGTCATCGCCGACCACATCCGCGCAGCGTCGTTCATGATCGTCGATGGCATCATTCCGAGCAGCGAAGGCCACGGCTACGTCCTGCGCCGCATCATCCGGCGCGCGCTGCGCCATGGTCACAAGCTGGGCCAGACGAAACCGTTCTTCCACAAGCTGGTCGCCGATCTCGACCTCGAGATGGGCAGCGCCTACCCGGAACTGCATGAAGCGGCGCAGCGCGTGGCGCAGACCCTCAAGACCGAAGAAGAGCGTTTCGGCGAGACGCTGGAAAACGGCATGAAGATCCTGGAAGCCCAACTGGCCAAGGATGCAAAGAACCTCGACGGCGGCACCGCGTTCACGCTGTACGACACCTACGGCTTCCCGCTCGACCTCACCGCCGACATTTGCCGCGAGCGCGGCATCACCCTCGACGAAGCAGGCTTTACCGCGGCAATGGAGCTGCAGAAGAAGACAGCGCGCGCCGCCGGCAAGTTCAAGATGGCCGCCAAGGTCGACTACGCGGGCGAGAAGACCAAGTTCGTCGGCTACGATGCGCTGGCCCACAACACCCATGTGTTGGCGCTGTACGCCGACGGCGTGAAGGTCGACGAACTCAAGGCCGGCCAGGAAGGCATCGTGGTGCTCGATACCACGCCGTTCTATGCAGAATCGGGCGGCCAGGTCGGCGACCAGGGGGTGATCGGTAGCGATGCGAACGTATTCGAAGTCGAAGACACGCTCAAGATCCAGGCCGACGTATTCGGCCACCATGGCGTGCTGCGCGAAGGCTCGCTCAAGGTGGGCGATACGGTCGACGCGCAGGTCGACACCGCCAAGCGCGCCCGCACCATCCGCAACCACTCGGCAACCCACCTGATGCACAAGGCCCTGCGCGAAGTGCTGGGCGGCCATGTGCAACAGAAAGGCTCGCTGGTCGATGCCGACAAGACCCGTTTCGACTTCAGCCACGGCGCGGCGCTCACGCTCGAAGAAATCGCCCGGGTCGAGACCATCGTCAACCGCGAGATCCTCGAGAACCACGCCACAGCTTCGCACAACATGAGCTTCGACGATGCCGTCAAGCATGGCGCCATGGCGCTGTTCGGCGAGAAGTACGGCGACACCGTGCGCGTGCTCGACATCGGCAGCTCGAAAGAACTGTGCGGCGGCGTGCACGTGACCCGTACCGGCGACATCGGCCTGTTCAAGATTGTGTCGGAAGGCGGCGTCGCCGCCGGCATCCGCCGCGTCGAGGCCGTGACGGGCGAGGGCGCGCTGGCGCTGGTGCAGGCGATGAACCGCAAGCTGCAAGAAGCGGCGGGCGCACTCAAGACCAGCCCGGACGAACTGCCGGCGCGTATCGCGCAGGTGCAGGATCAGGTGAAACTGCTGGAAAAGGAAGTGGCGGCACTGAAGTCGAAGCTGGCGTCGAACCAGGGCGATGAGCTGGTGGCCAAGGCAGTCGACGTCAACGGCATCAAGGTGCTGGCCGCGACGATGGAAGGCGCCGACGCCACGGCATTGCGCGAGACCATGGACAAGCTCAAGGACAAGCTGCAGACCGCAGCCATCGTGCTGGCGAGCGTGGTCGACGGCAAGGTCGCCCTGATCGCCGGCGTCACCAAGGACGCCACCGGCAAGGTCAAGGCGGGCGAGCTGGTGAACTTCGTGGCCCAGCAGGTCGGCGGCAAGGGCGGCGGCCGTCCGGACATGGCGCAGGCTGGCGGTACCGATCCAAGCAACCTGGCGGCGGCACTGGCCGGCGTGGCAGGCTGGGTCGGCGAGCGCGCCTGA
- a CDS encoding sulfurtransferase TusA family protein, which translates to MEFQRDLDARGLNCPLPILKAKKALADMESGQVLRIVATDTGSVRDFQAFAKQTGNALLAHTSENGEFTFLMRRK; encoded by the coding sequence ATGGAATTCCAGAGAGACCTGGATGCGCGCGGGCTAAATTGCCCGTTGCCTATCCTCAAAGCCAAGAAGGCACTCGCCGACATGGAAAGCGGGCAGGTATTGCGTATCGTCGCTACCGACACCGGTTCGGTACGCGATTTCCAGGCCTTCGCCAAACAGACCGGCAACGCCTTGCTGGCCCACACCAGTGAAAACGGCGAATTCACCTTCCTGATGCGCCGCAAATAA
- a CDS encoding electron transfer flavoprotein subunit beta/FixA family protein, translated as MKVLVPVKRVVDYNVKVRVKSDGSGVDIANVKMSMNPFDEIALEEATRLKESGKVTEVVAVSVGVAQCQETLRTGMAIGADRGILVETNGETEPLAVAKIMKALADKEQPQLIILGKQAIDDDSNQTGQMLASLLGWPQATFASKVVLEEGKVTVTREVDGGLETISLTLPAIITTDLRLNEPRYVTLPNIMKAKKKPLETVKPEDLGVDVSPRLKTLKVVEPAKRSAGVKVPDVATLVQKLRTEAKVI; from the coding sequence ATGAAAGTCCTGGTACCCGTCAAACGCGTGGTCGACTATAACGTCAAGGTCCGCGTCAAATCCGACGGCAGCGGCGTGGATATCGCCAACGTCAAGATGTCGATGAACCCGTTCGACGAGATCGCGCTGGAAGAAGCTACGCGCCTGAAGGAATCGGGCAAGGTCACCGAAGTGGTGGCAGTCTCGGTGGGCGTGGCCCAGTGCCAGGAAACCCTGCGTACCGGCATGGCGATCGGCGCCGACCGCGGCATCCTGGTCGAGACCAATGGCGAGACCGAGCCGCTGGCCGTGGCCAAGATCATGAAGGCGCTGGCCGACAAGGAACAGCCGCAGCTGATCATCCTGGGCAAGCAGGCGATCGACGACGATTCGAACCAGACCGGCCAGATGTTGGCAAGCCTGCTGGGCTGGCCGCAGGCCACGTTTGCCTCGAAAGTGGTGCTCGAAGAAGGCAAGGTCACCGTGACCCGTGAAGTCGACGGCGGCCTGGAAACCATCTCGCTGACCCTTCCGGCCATCATCACCACCGACCTGCGCCTGAACGAGCCGCGCTACGTGACGCTGCCGAACATCATGAAGGCCAAGAAGAAGCCGCTGGAAACCGTCAAGCCGGAAGACCTGGGCGTCGACGTCAGTCCGCGCCTGAAGACCCTGAAGGTCGTCGAGCCGGCCAAGCGCTCGGCCGGCGTCAAGGTGCCGGACGTGGCGACGCTGGTGCAGAAGCTGCGCACTGAAGCCAAAGTCATCTGA
- a CDS encoding electron transfer flavoprotein subunit alpha/FixB family protein, giving the protein MVALVIAEHDNGSLKGATHHTVTAAAQCGEGGANEVHILVAGSNCGAAAQAAADIAGVTKVLVADAPHFADGLAENVAEQVLAIAAGYSHILAPATAYGKNILPRVAAKLDVAQISEITKVDSPDTFERPIYAGNAIATVQSSDSVKVITVRGTAFDSAAGGGSATVEQIAPSADFGKSAFVGRELAVSSRPELTAAKVIVSGGRGLGSAENFKILEPLADKLGAAMGASRAAVDAGYVPNDWQVGQTGKIVAPSLYVAIGISGAIQHLAGMKDSKVIVAINKDPEAPIFSVADYGLVGDLFDAVPQMVTELG; this is encoded by the coding sequence ATGGTCGCACTCGTCATTGCAGAACACGACAACGGCTCCCTCAAGGGCGCTACCCACCACACCGTGACCGCCGCCGCCCAGTGTGGCGAAGGTGGCGCAAATGAGGTCCACATCCTGGTCGCCGGTTCGAACTGCGGCGCCGCCGCGCAAGCCGCCGCCGACATCGCCGGCGTCACCAAGGTGCTGGTCGCCGATGCGCCGCATTTCGCCGATGGCCTGGCCGAGAACGTCGCCGAGCAGGTGCTGGCGATCGCCGCCGGCTATTCGCATATCCTGGCGCCGGCCACCGCCTACGGCAAGAACATCCTGCCGCGCGTGGCCGCCAAGCTGGACGTCGCCCAGATCTCGGAAATCACCAAGGTCGATTCGCCGGACACCTTCGAGCGTCCGATCTACGCCGGTAACGCCATCGCCACCGTGCAATCGAGCGACAGCGTCAAGGTCATCACCGTGCGCGGCACCGCCTTCGATTCCGCCGCCGGCGGTGGTTCGGCCACGGTCGAGCAGATCGCGCCTAGCGCCGATTTCGGCAAGTCGGCGTTTGTCGGCCGCGAGCTGGCCGTCTCGAGCCGTCCGGAACTGACCGCCGCCAAGGTGATCGTCTCGGGCGGCCGCGGTCTTGGTTCGGCCGAGAACTTCAAGATCCTCGAGCCGCTGGCCGACAAGCTTGGCGCCGCCATGGGCGCCTCGCGCGCCGCGGTCGACGCCGGCTATGTGCCGAACGACTGGCAGGTTGGCCAGACCGGCAAGATCGTCGCCCCAAGCCTGTACGTCGCCATCGGTATCTCGGGCGCGATCCAGCACTTGGCCGGCATGAAGGATTCCAAGGTCATCGTCGCGATCAATAAAGACCCGGAAGCGCCGATCTTCTCGGTGGCCGACTACGGCCTGGTGGGCGACTTGTTCGACGCCGTGCCGCAGATGGTGACAGAACTGGGTTAA
- a CDS encoding acyl-CoA dehydrogenase, with the protein MSYHAPLKDMQFVLNELANLAEISQLPGCEDATQDTVSAVLEESAKFCGEVIAPLNHAGDKEPSYWRDGSVTTSKGFKQAFRAFADGGWQGIQHPSEFGGQGLPKLVATPCIEMLHAANLSFALAPLLTDGAIEALLTAGSDEQKALFLEPLISGKWTGTMNLTEPQAGSDLAAVRTRAEPQGDGTFKVFGTKIYITYGEHDMAENIIHLVLARTPDAPPGVKGISLFIVPKFLVNADGSLGARNDAHCVSIEHKLGIKASPTAVLQFGDHGGAIGTLVGAENRGLEYMFIMMNAARFGVGMQGVGLAERAYQQAVAFAKERVQSREVAGSPGPVAIINHPDVRRMLMSMRSQTEGARALAYVGAAYSDIAHSHADEATRKANLAIYEYLVPIIKGWSTEMSENVTRDGVQVHGGMGFIEETGAAQHYRDAKILTIYEGTTAIQANDLVGRKTVRDGGAVAKGLIEQVRAVEAQLGQVQGEEFAAIRRQLASGSTALEQVVEYVVANAKSDVRAVFAGSVTYLKLAGIVLGGWQMARAALAASKMLEAGEGDASFLRAKIATARFFADHLLSTAPGLRTAIVEGAPGVLALEVEQF; encoded by the coding sequence TTGAGCTACCATGCCCCGCTGAAAGACATGCAGTTCGTACTCAACGAGCTGGCGAACCTGGCCGAGATCAGCCAGCTGCCCGGATGCGAAGACGCTACGCAAGATACCGTCAGCGCCGTGCTGGAAGAAAGCGCCAAGTTCTGCGGCGAAGTCATCGCCCCGCTGAACCACGCAGGCGACAAGGAACCGAGCTATTGGCGCGACGGCAGCGTCACCACCTCGAAGGGCTTCAAGCAAGCCTTCCGCGCCTTTGCCGACGGCGGCTGGCAGGGCATCCAGCACCCGAGCGAATTCGGCGGCCAAGGGCTGCCCAAGCTGGTGGCCACCCCCTGCATCGAGATGCTGCACGCTGCGAACCTGTCGTTCGCGCTGGCGCCGCTGCTGACCGATGGCGCCATCGAAGCGCTGCTCACCGCCGGCAGCGACGAACAAAAGGCGCTGTTCCTCGAGCCGCTCATCAGCGGCAAGTGGACCGGCACCATGAACCTGACCGAGCCGCAGGCCGGCTCCGACCTGGCCGCCGTGCGCACCCGCGCCGAGCCGCAGGGCGACGGCACGTTCAAGGTGTTCGGCACCAAGATCTACATCACCTACGGTGAGCACGACATGGCGGAGAACATCATCCACCTGGTGCTGGCGCGTACTCCCGATGCGCCACCGGGCGTGAAGGGCATCTCGCTGTTCATCGTGCCGAAATTCCTGGTCAATGCCGACGGCTCGCTGGGCGCGCGCAACGATGCGCACTGCGTCTCGATCGAGCACAAGCTGGGCATCAAGGCGTCGCCGACGGCGGTGCTGCAGTTTGGCGACCATGGCGGCGCCATCGGCACCCTGGTGGGCGCAGAGAACCGCGGCCTGGAATACATGTTCATCATGATGAACGCGGCCCGCTTTGGCGTCGGCATGCAGGGCGTCGGCCTGGCCGAGCGCGCCTACCAGCAGGCGGTGGCGTTCGCGAAAGAGCGCGTGCAGTCGCGCGAAGTGGCCGGCTCGCCCGGCCCGGTGGCGATCATCAACCACCCGGACGTGCGCCGCATGCTGATGTCGATGCGGTCGCAGACCGAAGGCGCGCGCGCGCTGGCCTACGTGGGCGCGGCTTACTCTGATATCGCCCACAGCCATGCCGACGAAGCCACGCGCAAGGCCAACCTCGCCATCTACGAATACCTGGTCCCGATCATCAAGGGCTGGTCGACCGAGATGAGCGAGAACGTCACGCGCGACGGCGTGCAGGTGCATGGCGGCATGGGCTTCATCGAAGAAACCGGCGCCGCCCAGCATTACCGCGACGCCAAGATCCTGACCATCTACGAGGGCACCACCGCGATCCAGGCCAATGACCTGGTCGGCCGCAAGACCGTGCGCGACGGCGGCGCCGTGGCCAAGGGCCTGATCGAGCAGGTGCGCGCGGTCGAGGCGCAGCTGGGCCAGGTGCAGGGCGAAGAGTTCGCAGCCATCCGGCGTCAGCTGGCCTCTGGCAGCACCGCGCTCGAGCAGGTGGTGGAGTATGTCGTGGCCAATGCCAAGTCGGACGTGCGCGCCGTGTTCGCCGGCAGCGTGACTTACCTGAAGCTGGCCGGCATCGTGCTGGGCGGCTGGCAGATGGCGCGCGCCGCGCTGGCGGCGAGCAAGATGCTCGAAGCGGGCGAGGGCGATGCATCCTTCCTGCGCGCGAAGATCGCCACCGCGCGCTTCTTTGCCGACCACCTGCTGTCGACGGCGCCGGGGCTGCGCACCGCGATCGTCGAAGGCGCGCCTGGCGTGCTGGCGCTGGAGGTCGAGCAGTTCTAA
- a CDS encoding ATP-binding protein, with protein MSSPIRLTLLSHLQDVCDNATVAMFVMDERQCCVYMNPAAEMLTGYQLEEVQGAPLHNFVHHTRPDGTHYPLEECPIDQAAPANMQEQGEEIFVHRDGSFYPVYFTASPVRREGKVVGTVIEVQDARPRKQQEREREALHSIGSLILQELSHEKIVEAVTEAATGLIGAQFGAFFYNVQDEAGESYTLYTIAGVPKENFSQFPLPRATHLFGPTFRGEGAIRSGDIRADPRYGKMAPHHGMPPGHLPVRSYLAVPVSLGGGEVIGGLFFGHEDTDRFTESHERLVETLAAQAAIGLNKASLYQEALFARRRAELDAFEKQKLYEEAARANEAKDQFLATVSHELRTPLTSILGWAQMLTSGKLDDTMRQRAINTIERNARSQAQIVEDLLDISRIVNGKLRLNVQLFSPQMSVDAALESLRPAAQAKNITLQLVLDPSAGPISGDPERLQQIVWNLLSNAVKFTPKGGRVYLTLKKIDSNVQIIVGDNGAGIPAEHLPAIFDTFTQVDPSSTRQQGGLGLGLAIVKKLVELHGGYVQASSPGVGKGSVFTVTLPLAAVKESGAAPEAGAAAAANFTLPQDTEEFGLRGATILLVEDDDDARSMLASVLLSAHAVVETASNASEALTLFDGIHPDLVVSDIGMPGMDGYEFIAELRRREREAGQPGVPAVALTAYARVQDRMRALTAGFQMHVAKPVEPAELLTVLSSLRSWNIPQ; from the coding sequence GTGTCCTCACCCATCCGACTTACTCTCCTCTCGCACCTCCAGGACGTCTGCGACAACGCAACCGTCGCCATGTTCGTCATGGACGAGCGCCAGTGCTGCGTCTACATGAATCCCGCGGCTGAAATGCTCACGGGATACCAGCTCGAGGAGGTGCAAGGCGCGCCCTTGCACAATTTCGTCCACCATACCAGGCCGGACGGCACGCATTATCCGCTCGAAGAATGCCCCATCGACCAGGCCGCTCCTGCCAACATGCAGGAGCAGGGCGAAGAAATCTTCGTGCACCGCGACGGCTCGTTCTACCCGGTCTATTTCACTGCCAGCCCGGTGCGCCGGGAGGGCAAGGTGGTCGGGACGGTGATCGAGGTGCAGGATGCGCGCCCGCGCAAGCAACAGGAGCGCGAACGGGAAGCGCTGCACTCGATCGGCTCGCTGATCCTGCAAGAGCTGAGCCATGAAAAAATCGTGGAAGCCGTCACCGAGGCGGCTACCGGGCTGATCGGCGCCCAGTTCGGGGCGTTCTTCTACAACGTCCAGGACGAGGCCGGCGAAAGCTATACCTTGTATACCATCGCGGGCGTGCCGAAAGAGAACTTCAGCCAGTTTCCGCTGCCCCGGGCGACCCACCTGTTCGGCCCGACCTTCCGGGGTGAAGGCGCGATTCGCAGCGGCGACATTCGCGCCGACCCACGCTACGGCAAGATGGCCCCGCATCACGGCATGCCGCCCGGCCATCTGCCGGTGCGCTCGTATCTCGCGGTTCCGGTCAGCCTCGGCGGTGGCGAGGTGATTGGCGGGCTGTTCTTCGGTCACGAGGATACCGACCGCTTTACCGAAAGCCATGAGCGCCTGGTGGAAACCCTGGCAGCCCAGGCAGCAATCGGCCTGAACAAGGCTTCGCTGTACCAGGAAGCCCTGTTCGCCCGGCGCCGCGCCGAACTCGATGCGTTCGAAAAACAGAAGCTGTACGAAGAAGCGGCGCGCGCCAACGAGGCGAAAGACCAGTTCCTGGCTACCGTTTCGCACGAATTGCGCACTCCCCTGACCTCGATCCTGGGCTGGGCGCAGATGCTCACTTCGGGCAAGCTCGACGACACGATGCGCCAGCGCGCCATCAACACGATCGAGCGAAACGCGCGCAGCCAGGCCCAGATCGTCGAAGACCTGCTCGACATCTCGCGCATCGTCAACGGCAAGTTGCGCCTGAACGTCCAGCTGTTTTCGCCCCAGATGTCGGTCGATGCCGCGCTCGAGTCGCTGCGCCCGGCCGCCCAGGCCAAGAACATCACCCTGCAACTGGTGCTTGATCCCTCGGCCGGTCCGATTTCCGGCGACCCGGAGCGGCTCCAGCAAATCGTCTGGAATCTGCTGTCCAATGCGGTCAAGTTCACCCCCAAGGGGGGCCGGGTTTACCTGACGCTGAAAAAGATCGACTCCAACGTCCAGATCATCGTCGGCGACAACGGCGCAGGCATACCGGCCGAACACCTGCCGGCCATTTTCGACACCTTCACGCAGGTCGACCCCAGCTCGACCCGGCAGCAGGGCGGGCTGGGACTGGGCCTGGCGATCGTCAAGAAGCTGGTCGAGCTGCACGGCGGCTACGTACAGGCGAGCAGCCCCGGCGTGGGCAAAGGGTCGGTGTTCACCGTGACGCTGCCGCTGGCGGCCGTCAAGGAATCTGGGGCCGCGCCGGAAGCCGGCGCGGCGGCGGCAGCCAACTTCACGCTCCCGCAAGATACCGAAGAGTTCGGCCTCCGGGGTGCCACGATCTTGCTGGTGGAAGACGACGACGATGCCCGCAGCATGCTCGCCTCGGTCCTGCTCAGTGCGCACGCCGTGGTCGAAACCGCCTCCAACGCGAGCGAAGCCTTGACCCTGTTCGACGGGATCCATCCCGACCTGGTGGTGAGCGATATCGGCATGCCCGGCATGGACGGTTACGAGTTCATTGCCGAGCTGCGCAGGCGTGAACGGGAAGCTGGACAACCGGGCGTTCCTGCCGTGGCCCTGACCGCCTACGCGCGGGTGCAGGACCGCATGCGCGCGCTGACGGCGGGCTTCCAGATGCACGTGGCCAAGCCGGTAGAGCCGGCCGAGCTGCTGACGGTATTGTCGAGCCTTCGGTCCTGGAATATTCCCCAGTAA
- a CDS encoding ATP-binding protein, protein MSAHLDYPLYQPAPASSHFVRFYQGDLALLTEVAEFIDQGLDGGGTGIIIATAEHAQALQQQLMGLASLKGRRWSAEQLLVLDAGATLARIMVDDWPDEQLFGIAVGDVVRATCAPGTPVQAFGEMVALLCARGLYDAAVRLEQYWNTLAQECRFALFCAYPWQQFSTTEEAVAFRRICAAHDHVCGGVHAGAAHESAQDVARQLAIAQQHNRALQGELERARQAEAMLRQRERELMDFLENAAESLHRVGPDGTILWANKAELALLGYRWDQYVGHHIAEFHADAEVIASILDRLQRGQTLQDEPARLLCSDGTIRHVVISSNACFENGSLRYTRCFTRDATERHLLAQLHREREDLVTELSQSNRAKDEFLAMLAHELRNPLAPVSSAAQMLAIMADDPQRVRYAAGVITRQVRHMTGLIDDLLDVARVTRGLVVLDRSPIDLRTLVADAVEQVAPLAQARRQRVQLDLPADPVLVNADPKRIIQVLANIVSNANKFTPDGGSIAIQLRADGADVELAVTDTGIGMDPALAAQVFDLFVQGGRTLARTQGGLGLGLALARSLVELHGGTIAAASLGAGLGSTFSIRLPRLAGHAGDAGSCRPAPASTAGHPLRVMVVDDNRDAADALAALLSAFGHDAQAVYSSAAALAAAATRCPQVFLLDIGLPDMDGLALAARLRAMPQAADVPLVAVTGYHQPRDRERSRQAGFDHHLAKPVDTDVLLAILADIALQASRPRLVPTGQ, encoded by the coding sequence ATGTCCGCACACCTCGACTATCCTCTCTACCAGCCAGCGCCGGCGTCATCCCATTTCGTCCGCTTCTACCAGGGCGACCTCGCCTTACTGACCGAAGTCGCGGAGTTCATCGACCAGGGACTCGACGGCGGCGGCACGGGGATAATCATTGCGACGGCCGAACATGCGCAGGCGTTGCAGCAACAGCTGATGGGGCTGGCATCACTCAAGGGGCGCCGCTGGTCTGCTGAACAACTGTTGGTGCTCGATGCAGGGGCGACGCTGGCGCGCATCATGGTCGACGACTGGCCCGATGAACAGCTGTTCGGCATTGCGGTCGGCGACGTCGTCCGCGCCACTTGCGCGCCCGGCACACCCGTGCAAGCGTTCGGCGAAATGGTTGCCCTGCTGTGCGCGCGCGGACTCTACGACGCGGCGGTCCGGCTCGAGCAATACTGGAACACCCTGGCGCAAGAATGCAGGTTCGCGCTGTTTTGCGCCTATCCGTGGCAACAGTTTTCCACGACCGAAGAGGCCGTGGCCTTCCGCCGCATTTGCGCCGCGCACGACCATGTCTGCGGCGGGGTGCATGCCGGCGCCGCGCACGAGTCTGCCCAAGATGTCGCGCGCCAGCTCGCCATCGCGCAACAGCACAATCGCGCCTTGCAAGGCGAGCTCGAACGGGCCAGGCAGGCCGAGGCGATGCTGCGCCAACGCGAGCGTGAACTGATGGACTTCCTGGAAAATGCCGCCGAATCGCTGCACCGGGTAGGGCCCGACGGCACCATCCTGTGGGCCAACAAGGCCGAACTCGCGCTGCTAGGCTACCGGTGGGACCAGTACGTGGGCCATCACATTGCCGAGTTCCATGCCGACGCCGAAGTCATCGCCTCGATCCTGGATCGCCTGCAACGTGGGCAGACCCTGCAGGACGAACCGGCTCGCCTGCTGTGCAGCGACGGCACGATCCGCCATGTGGTCATCAGCTCGAACGCCTGCTTCGAGAACGGGAGCTTGCGCTATACGCGCTGCTTTACCCGCGACGCAACCGAACGCCACTTGCTGGCGCAGCTGCACCGCGAGCGCGAAGACCTGGTGACCGAGCTGTCCCAAAGTAATCGGGCAAAGGACGAATTCCTGGCGATGCTTGCCCACGAACTGAGAAACCCGCTGGCGCCGGTGAGCTCGGCCGCGCAGATGCTGGCGATCATGGCCGACGATCCGCAGCGCGTGCGCTATGCGGCAGGCGTCATCACGCGCCAAGTGCGGCACATGACAGGCCTGATCGACGACCTGCTCGACGTTGCCCGGGTCACCCGCGGCCTTGTCGTGCTCGACCGCTCCCCCATCGATCTGCGCACCTTGGTGGCCGACGCCGTCGAGCAGGTGGCCCCGCTGGCCCAGGCCCGCCGCCAGCGCGTGCAGCTCGACCTGCCCGCCGACCCCGTGCTGGTGAACGCGGACCCGAAGCGCATCATTCAGGTGCTCGCCAATATCGTCTCCAATGCCAACAAGTTCACGCCGGACGGCGGCAGCATCGCCATCCAACTGCGCGCCGACGGGGCCGATGTCGAGCTGGCGGTAACAGACACGGGCATCGGCATGGATCCGGCCCTGGCGGCCCAGGTCTTCGACCTGTTCGTGCAAGGCGGGCGCACGCTCGCCCGGACCCAGGGCGGCCTGGGACTGGGCCTGGCGCTGGCCAGGAGCCTGGTCGAACTGCATGGCGGGACGATCGCGGCGGCCAGCCTGGGCGCCGGACTGGGCAGCACGTTTTCCATCCGCCTGCCGCGCCTTGCCGGGCATGCCGGGGATGCCGGCAGTTGCCGGCCAGCGCCGGCCAGCACGGCCGGTCACCCCCTGCGGGTAATGGTGGTGGACGACAACCGCGACGCTGCCGATGCACTGGCAGCGCTGCTGTCGGCCTTCGGACATGACGCGCAGGCCGTGTATTCGAGCGCGGCGGCGCTGGCGGCGGCAGCCACGCGATGCCCGCAGGTATTCCTGCTCGATATCGGCCTGCCCGACATGGACGGCCTGGCGCTGGCCGCCAGGCTGCGCGCCATGCCGCAGGCAGCGGACGTGCCGCTGGTGGCGGTGACCGGTTATCACCAGCCGCGCGACCGGGAACGGTCGCGCCAGGCCGGTTTCGACCATCATCTGGCAAAGCCGGTCGACACCGACGTGCTGCTGGCGATCCTGGCCGACATCGCGCTCCAGGCCAGCCGGCCACGGCTGGTACCAACGGGACAGTGA